One region of Sus scrofa isolate TJ Tabasco breed Duroc chromosome 3, Sscrofa11.1, whole genome shotgun sequence genomic DNA includes:
- the LOC110260088 gene encoding eukaryotic translation initiation factor 3 subunit C: protein MSRFFTTGSDSESESSLSGEELVTKPVGGNYGKQPLLLSEDEEDTKRVVRSAKDKRFEELTNLIRTIRNAMKIRDVTKCLEEFELLGKAYGKAKSIVDKEGVPRFYIRILADLEDYLNELWEDKEGKKKMNKNNAKALSTLRQKIRKYNRDFESHITNYKQNPEQSADEDAEKNEEDSEGSSDEDEDDDGVSAATFLKKKSEAPSGESRKFLKKMEDEDEDSEDSEDDEDWDTGSTSSDSDSEEEEGKQTVLASRFLKKAPTTEEDKKAAEKKREDKAKKKHDRKSKRLDEEEEDNEGGEWERVRGGVPLVKEKPKMFAKGTEITHAVVIKKLNEILQARGKKGTDRAVQIEMLQLLVQIASENNLGEGVIVKIKFNIIASLYDYNPNLATYMKPEMWQKCLDCINELMDILFANPNIFVGENILEESENLHNADQPLRVRGCILTLVERMDEEFTKIMQNTDPHSQEYVEHLKDEAQVCAIIERVQRYLEEKGTTEEICRIYLRRILHTYYKFDYKAHQRQLTPPEGSSKSEQDQAENEGEDSAVLMERLCKYIYAKDRTDRIRTCAILCHIYHHALHSRWYQARDLMLMSHLQDNIQHSDPPVQILYNRTMVQLGICAFRQGLTKDAHNALLDIQSSGRAKELLGQGLLLRSLQERNQEQEKVERRRQVPFHLHINLELLECVYLVSAMLLEIPYMAAHESDARRRMISKQFHHQLRVGERQPLLGPPESMREHVVAASKAMKMGDWKTCHSFIINEKMNGKVWDLFPEADKVRTMLVRKIQEESLRTYLFTYSSVYDSISMETLSDMFELDLPTVHSIISKMIINEELMASLDQPTQTVVMHRTEPTAQQNLALQLAEKLGSLVENNERVFDHKQGTYGGYFRDQKDGYRKNEGYMRRGGYRQQQSQTAY, encoded by the exons ACCGTTGTTGCTGAGTGAAGATGAAGAAGATACCAAGAGAGTTGTCCGAAGCGCCAAGGATAAGAG GTTTGAGGAACTGACCAACCTTATCCGGACCATCCGTAATGCCATGAAGATTCGGGATGTCACCAAGTGCCTGGAAGAGTTTGAGCTCCTGGGAAAAGCATATGGGAAAGCGAAGAGCATTGTGGACAAGGAAGGTGTCCCCCGGTTCTATATCCGAATCTTGGCTGACCTGGAGGACTACCTTAATGAG CTGTGGGAAgataaggaagggaagaagaagatgaaCAAGAATAACGCCAAGGCCCTGAGCACCCTGCGCCAGAAGATCCGAAAATACAACCGGGATTTTGAGTCCCATATTACAAATTACAAGCAG AACCCTGAGCAGTCTGCGGATGAGGATGCTGAGAAGAATGAGGAAGATTCAGAAG GCTCTTCGGATGAGGATGAGGACGATGATGGGGTCAGTGCTGCCACCTTcctaaagaagaaatcagaagctCCTTCTGGGGAGAGtcggaagttcctcaaaaaaatggAG GATGAAGATGAGGACTCTGAAGATTCAGAAGATGATGAAgattgggacacaggttccacatCTTCTGATTCAGactcagaggaggaagaagggaaacagACTGTGCTGGCTTCCAGATTCCTTAAAAA GGCCcccaccacagaggaggacaagAAGGCGGCCGAGAAGAAACGGGAGGACAAAGCCAAGAAGAAGCACGATAGGAAATCCAAGCGCCtggatgaggaagaggaggacaaTGAAGGCGGGGAGTGGGAAAGGGTCCGAGGTGGAGTGCCCCTGGTTAAG GAGAAACCAAAAATGTTTGCCAAGGGAACCGAGATCACCCATGCTGTTGTCATCAAGAAACTGAATGAGATCCTACAGGCCAGAGGCAAGAAGGGAACTGATCG CGCAGTGCAGATTGAgatgctacagctgctggttcAGATTGCTTCTGAAAACaacctgggggagggggtcatCGTCAAGATCAAGTTCAACATCATCGCCTCTCTCTATGACTACAACCCCAACCTGGCCACGTACATGAAG CCCGAGATGTGGCAGAAGTGCCTGGACTGCATCAATGAGCTGATGGACATCCTGTTTGCAAACCCCAACATCTTTGTTGGAGAGAACATTCTGGAAGAGAGTGAGAACCTGCATAATGCTGACCAG CCGCTGCGTGTCCGTGGCTGTATCCTAACTCTGGTGGAACGAATGGATGAAGAATTTaccaaaataatgcaaaataccGATCCTCATTCCCAAG AGTACGTGGAGCACCTGAAGGACGAGGCGCAGGTGTGCGCCATCATCGAGCGTGTGCAGCGCTACCTGGAGGAGAAGGGCACCACCGAGGAGATCTGCCGCATCTACCTGAGGCGCATTCTCCACACCTACTACAAGTTTGACTACAAAGCCCATCAGCGGCAGCTTACCCCCCCTGAGGGCTCCTCAAAG TCTGAGCAAGACCAGGCCGAAAATGAGGGCGAGGACTCAGCCGTGCTGATGGAGAGACTGTGCAAATACATCTACGCCAAGGACCGCACGGACCGCATCCGCACGTGCGCCATCCTCTGCCACATCTACCATCATGCCCTGCACTCCCGCTGGTACCAGGCCCGGGACCTCATGCTCATGAGCCACCTCCAAGACAACATTCAGCACTCGGACCCGCCCGTACAG ATCCTGTACAACCGCACCATGGTGCAGCTGGGCATCTGTGCCTTCCGCCAGGGCCTGACCAAGGATGCCCACAATGCCCTGCTGGACATCCAGTCAAGTGGCCGGGCCAAGGAGCTTCTCGGCCAGGGCCTGTTGCTGCGCAGCCTGCAGGAGCGAAACCAGGAGCAGGAGAAGGTGGAACGGCGCCGGCAGGTGCCCTTCCACCTGCACATAAACCTGGAGCTGCTGGAGTGCGTGTACCTGGTGTCGGCCATGCTGCTGGAGATCCCCTACATGGCCGCCCACGAGAGCGATGCCCGCAGACGCATGATCAGCAAGCAGTTCCATCACCAGCTGCGGGTGGGCGAGCGACAGCCCTTGCTGG GTCCCCCCGAGTCAATGAGGGAACATGTGGTCGCTGCCTCCAAGGCCATGAAGATGGGTGACTGGAAGACCTGCCATAGTTTTATCATCAACGAGAAGATGAATGGCAAAGTGTGGGACCTTTTCCCAGAGGCCGACAAAGTCCGAACCATGCTGGTCAG GAAGATCCAGGAGGAGTCCCTGCGGACCTACCTCTTCACCTACAGCAGCGTCTACGACTCCATCAG CATGGAGACGCTGTCCGACATGTTCGAGCTGGACCTGCCCACCGTGCACTCCATCATCAGCAAGATGATCATCAACGAGGAGCTGATG GCCTCGCTGGACCAGCCGACACAGACGGTGGTGATGCACCGCACGGAGCCCACGGCCCAGCAGAACCTGGCCCTGCAGCTGGCTGAGAAGCTGGGCAGCCTGGTGGAAAATAACGAGCGGGTGTTTGACCACAAGCAGGGTACCTACGGCGGCTACTTCCGAG ACCAGAAGGACGGCTACCGCAAAAACGAGGGCTACATGCGCCGGGGCGGCTACCGCCAGCAGCAGTCTCAGACAGCCTACTGA